A genomic window from Cloacibacillus evryensis DSM 19522 includes:
- a CDS encoding Na+/H+ antiporter NhaC family protein — MKDLLKLTPICVIAGLMLSGMDILIAAPLSFMYASIVAMAVDHYKFQELVDAALDNLKHFLIVFLILELAYAVAECFMSTGVAASVINMSLAAGLDARSIAVVAFLLTCVLSTATGTSWGTFAACAPIFLWLNHIVGGNILLTIGAIAGGSCFGDNIGLISDTTIVSSGIQQVEVIKRVRHQGVWSLLCLISGAIVFYIASLGLSGEAAQASDAIAQIPADVWQKLGEERPSAVTLLNLVKEGVPYYMVIPLIIVIGTAVKGYSTLICLGSGIFFSLVFGLISGTVTGLNGFFDVVYTGFSDAGGWSIAMMLWVGAFGGVMRKMNAFDPIAVLIARMVHKVRHLMFANSVLCLLGNAALSDEMAQIVTIGPIIKGITEENVVASKEDMYTLALRNATFSDAMGVLGSQLIPWHCYMGFFLGISASVYPLATGITAGDIITHNYFSMIAVASMLILTFTGWDRYIPLFKLPEEPQVYLKSEAAQFEGK; from the coding sequence ATGAAAGATCTGTTGAAATTGACGCCAATTTGCGTGATCGCGGGGCTGATGCTCTCAGGAATGGACATTCTTATCGCCGCGCCGCTCTCTTTTATGTATGCCTCTATCGTTGCCATGGCTGTGGATCATTACAAGTTCCAAGAGCTTGTGGACGCCGCTCTCGATAATCTCAAGCACTTTCTTATTGTGTTCCTTATTCTGGAATTGGCTTATGCCGTCGCCGAATGCTTCATGTCCACCGGCGTCGCCGCCTCCGTCATCAACATGTCGCTCGCCGCGGGCCTTGACGCGCGGAGCATCGCCGTCGTCGCCTTCCTTCTGACCTGTGTGCTTTCGACGGCCACCGGCACCTCCTGGGGCACCTTTGCCGCCTGCGCGCCGATCTTCCTCTGGCTCAACCATATCGTCGGCGGCAATATACTGCTGACGATAGGCGCTATCGCCGGCGGTTCCTGCTTCGGCGACAATATCGGACTCATTTCTGATACGACGATCGTCAGCTCCGGGATACAGCAGGTCGAGGTCATCAAGCGTGTACGCCATCAGGGCGTATGGTCGCTGCTTTGCCTCATCAGCGGCGCGATCGTATTTTATATCGCCTCACTGGGACTATCCGGAGAGGCGGCGCAGGCCTCCGACGCGATAGCGCAGATCCCCGCCGACGTCTGGCAGAAGCTCGGCGAGGAACGCCCATCGGCGGTCACCCTGCTGAACCTTGTTAAGGAGGGCGTGCCCTATTACATGGTCATTCCCCTTATCATAGTCATTGGTACCGCGGTCAAAGGTTACAGCACGCTTATTTGCTTAGGATCAGGCATCTTCTTTTCGCTGGTCTTCGGGCTCATCTCCGGCACCGTGACGGGGCTGAACGGATTTTTCGACGTGGTCTATACGGGATTCTCGGACGCCGGCGGCTGGTCCATCGCGATGATGCTCTGGGTCGGCGCCTTCGGCGGCGTCATGCGCAAGATGAACGCCTTCGACCCCATAGCCGTCCTGATCGCGCGCATGGTGCATAAGGTCCGCCACCTGATGTTCGCGAACTCCGTTCTTTGCCTGCTCGGCAACGCCGCCCTCTCCGATGAAATGGCGCAGATCGTCACCATCGGCCCGATCATCAAAGGCATCACGGAAGAAAACGTCGTTGCCTCCAAGGAGGACATGTACACGCTGGCCTTGAGGAACGCGACCTTCTCGGACGCGATGGGAGTCCTCGGCTCACAGCTCATCCCGTGGCACTGCTATATGGGATTCTTCCTCGGCATCAGCGCCTCCGTCTATCCGCTGGCGACCGGCATCACGGCTGGGGACATCATCACGCACAACTACTTCTCGATGATCGCCGTCGCCTCGATGCTGATCCTCACCTTCACCGGCTGGGACCGCTACATCCCGCTCTTCAAGCTGCCGGAGGAGCCGCAGGTCTATCTCAAGAGCGAAGCGGCGCAGTTCGAGGGCAAGTAA
- a CDS encoding PepSY domain-containing protein, whose translation MKRIISLAAIAAGALSLGMAAVSAEAAKLIGETKAKEIAFKHAGVNPQQVQFKKMKLDKKYNHTEYELEFYVGSTEYEYEINAETGEVLKFSREEKNRATPQTAGPAGLIGDAKAKSIALARVAGAKESDLRKFKLDNDDGRQVYEGEIFYNMKEYDFKIDAKSGEVLKCEIGN comes from the coding sequence ATGAAAAGAATAATCAGTTTGGCCGCGATCGCGGCGGGGGCCCTATCTCTGGGAATGGCGGCAGTTTCGGCCGAAGCAGCGAAGCTGATCGGCGAGACGAAGGCGAAGGAGATCGCCTTTAAACACGCCGGAGTGAATCCGCAGCAGGTCCAGTTTAAAAAAATGAAGCTCGACAAGAAGTATAACCACACCGAATATGAGCTGGAGTTTTATGTGGGCAGCACGGAGTATGAGTACGAGATAAACGCGGAGACCGGCGAGGTGCTCAAATTCTCGCGTGAGGAGAAGAACCGCGCAACACCGCAGACTGCGGGGCCGGCCGGCCTGATCGGCGATGCGAAGGCTAAGAGTATCGCCCTGGCGAGGGTCGCGGGCGCCAAGGAGAGCGATCTCAGGAAGTTCAAGCTCGATAATGACGACGGGCGGCAGGTCTACGAGGGCGAGATTTTCTATAATATGAAAGAGTATGATTTCAAGATAGACGCTAAAAGCGGAGAAGTGCTCAAGTGTGAGATAGGCAACTAG
- a CDS encoding response regulator transcription factor, with amino-acid sequence MRILVAEDERDLNRLIAKSLEEAGYSVDRCHDGGEAMDFIRSAEYDAVVLDVMMPVMSGHEVVRQMRAEGIAAPVLFLTALDSVDDRVRGLDLGADDYLIKPFAFPELLARVRAVTRKYAGVKSTVIEIGGLKIDTVSHRVSRDGKELALSAKEFAVLEFLARNSGAVLSRERIENNVWNYDYDGGSNVVDVYISYLRRKIDDGFEKKLIHTVWGAGWTLRETE; translated from the coding sequence ATGAGAATACTTGTCGCGGAAGACGAGAGGGACTTGAACCGCCTGATCGCGAAGTCTCTCGAGGAGGCCGGCTATAGTGTTGACCGCTGCCATGACGGCGGCGAGGCGATGGATTTCATCCGCTCGGCGGAGTATGACGCCGTCGTCCTCGACGTGATGATGCCCGTCATGAGCGGACATGAGGTCGTCCGGCAGATGCGCGCGGAGGGGATCGCCGCGCCGGTACTTTTTCTGACCGCCCTCGACAGCGTCGACGACAGGGTCAGGGGTCTCGATCTCGGCGCCGACGACTATTTGATAAAGCCCTTCGCCTTTCCCGAGCTGCTGGCCCGCGTCCGCGCGGTCACGCGCAAGTACGCGGGCGTGAAGAGCACGGTTATCGAAATAGGCGGACTTAAGATCGACACGGTCTCGCACCGGGTATCGCGGGACGGCAAAGAGTTGGCGCTCTCCGCGAAGGAGTTCGCCGTGCTTGAATTTTTGGCGAGGAACAGCGGCGCGGTGCTTTCGCGGGAGAGGATAGAGAACAATGTCTGGAACTATGACTATGACGGCGGCTCAAATGTCGTCGACGTATATATAAGCTATCTCCGCCGGAAGATCGACGACGGTTTTGAAAAGAAGCTGATCCACACGGTGTGGGGCGCGGGCTGGACGCTGAGGGAGACTGAATGA
- a CDS encoding HAMP domain-containing sensor histidine kinase → MKSFSVKARVTIWFTLLMLLITVASLGFIITVGGSLMESYSLSRLEETVDDNADEIKFGRDGLDVGDDFEPYAGGAYTLVYSGAGLLLHGRVPPGFNPGEPFLEGEPYIVACPGGDFYLYDRRLDGGALWLRGVLPVSAVGGFPLIAARLAFFILPLLVLLAAGGGYLIARRAFLPIERIIAAADAISEGRDLSARIGLPPRDDEIHRIASSFDNMFRRLEASFEAEKQFASDASHELRTPTAVILAQCEALEKGGRERDEYAQGIAAIKRQALKMSKLIGALLQITRLEQGTAKASFERADLSELVSVVCRESRLLWKDAALETEIEDGIYADFDVALISRLTGNLLENAFKYGGGLVRVSLRREPEAIRLCVSDNGPGIPRAELEKIWQRFYRLEKSRSGGGLGLGLALVKQIADIHGAKVTAESGADGTVFTLLLPVISRGEGETPLTAY, encoded by the coding sequence ATGAAGAGTTTCTCGGTGAAGGCGCGCGTTACTATATGGTTCACGCTTCTGATGCTGCTGATAACGGTGGCGTCTCTCGGCTTTATCATCACGGTGGGCGGCTCGCTGATGGAGAGCTACTCGCTGAGCCGTCTCGAGGAAACGGTGGACGACAATGCGGATGAGATCAAGTTCGGCAGAGACGGCCTGGACGTCGGCGACGATTTTGAACCCTACGCGGGCGGCGCCTACACGCTGGTCTACTCTGGCGCGGGGCTCCTGCTCCATGGGCGCGTACCGCCCGGATTCAATCCCGGCGAACCTTTCCTGGAGGGCGAACCCTACATTGTCGCCTGTCCCGGCGGAGATTTTTACCTCTATGACCGGCGCTTGGATGGAGGCGCGCTGTGGCTGCGCGGGGTGCTTCCCGTTTCCGCCGTCGGGGGCTTTCCTCTCATCGCCGCCCGGCTCGCCTTCTTTATCCTGCCGCTGCTTGTCTTGCTCGCCGCGGGCGGCGGCTACCTGATCGCCAGGCGCGCCTTTCTCCCGATAGAGAGGATCATCGCCGCGGCGGACGCGATAAGCGAAGGGCGCGACCTCTCGGCGCGTATCGGCCTGCCGCCGCGCGATGACGAGATACACAGGATCGCCTCCTCCTTCGATAATATGTTCCGACGCCTTGAGGCCTCTTTTGAGGCAGAGAAACAGTTCGCCTCCGACGCCTCCCATGAGCTGCGCACGCCGACGGCGGTGATACTCGCGCAGTGCGAGGCGCTTGAGAAGGGCGGGCGCGAGAGAGATGAATACGCGCAGGGGATCGCGGCGATCAAACGTCAGGCGCTGAAGATGTCGAAGCTCATCGGCGCGCTGCTCCAGATAACGCGGCTTGAGCAGGGCACGGCGAAAGCCTCCTTTGAGCGCGCCGACCTGAGCGAACTTGTCAGCGTCGTATGCCGCGAGTCGCGGCTCCTCTGGAAAGACGCGGCGTTGGAGACGGAGATCGAAGATGGTATATACGCGGATTTTGACGTGGCGCTCATCTCGCGCCTGACCGGCAACCTGCTGGAGAACGCCTTCAAGTACGGCGGCGGCCTGGTGCGCGTATCGCTTCGCAGGGAGCCGGAGGCGATAAGGCTCTGCGTCTCCGACAACGGCCCCGGCATCCCCCGCGCCGAACTTGAAAAGATTTGGCAGCGTTTCTACCGCCTGGAGAAATCACGCTCCGGCGGCGGACTGGGGCTCGGCCTCGCGCTCGTGAAACAGATCGCCGATATCCACGGGGCGAAGGTGACGGCGGAGAGCGGCGCGGACGGCACTGTATTTACGCTGCTGCTGCCGGTGATCTCGCGTGGAGAGGGAGAAACGCCGCTCACCGCTTATTAG
- a CDS encoding protein-ADP-ribose hydrolase translates to MTQEERLDYLIWALAAEEPKYAGLKVPADTEEKKRLLRALFNLRPPRAAGERLLAVQDAYLKEELSARGAVPADELASAAGDGICLWQGDITTLAADAVVNAANSALLGCFVPCHRCIDNAIHTYAGIQLRLACHEIMRRQGHAEPAGGAKITSAFNLPSRYVIHTVGPIVDGEPTGRDCAELASCYRSCLKLAKENKLRSVAFCCISTGEFRFPNEAAAKIAVETVREFLREKNAGMRVIFNVFKDIDREIYAKLLR, encoded by the coding sequence ATGACACAGGAGGAACGGCTCGATTACCTTATCTGGGCTTTGGCGGCGGAAGAGCCAAAGTATGCCGGTTTGAAAGTTCCCGCGGATACGGAGGAAAAAAAGAGGCTGCTTCGCGCGCTCTTCAATCTGCGCCCGCCGCGGGCCGCCGGCGAGAGGCTGCTGGCGGTACAGGACGCCTATCTTAAGGAAGAACTGTCTGCCAGGGGCGCCGTACCGGCTGATGAACTGGCTTCGGCGGCGGGAGACGGCATCTGCCTCTGGCAGGGCGATATCACGACGCTGGCGGCGGACGCCGTCGTCAACGCCGCCAACAGCGCGCTGCTTGGCTGCTTTGTGCCCTGCCACCGCTGCATTGACAACGCGATACACACATACGCCGGCATCCAGCTGCGGCTCGCCTGTCATGAGATCATGAGGCGGCAGGGGCACGCGGAGCCGGCGGGAGGCGCGAAGATAACTTCGGCCTTTAACCTGCCGAGCCGCTATGTGATCCACACCGTCGGGCCGATAGTCGACGGCGAGCCGACCGGGCGGGATTGTGCCGAACTGGCCTCCTGCTACCGCTCCTGCCTGAAGCTCGCGAAAGAAAACAAACTGCGGAGCGTCGCCTTCTGCTGCATTTCGACGGGAGAGTTCCGCTTTCCCAACGAGGCGGCGGCGAAGATCGCGGTGGAGACGGTGCGGGAATTTCTCCGGGAAAAGAACGCGGGGATGAGGGTGATATTTAATGTATTCAAGGATATCGACCGTGAAATATACGCGAAATTGCTGCGCTGA
- a CDS encoding SIR2 family NAD-dependent protein deacylase produces the protein MYSRISTVKYTRNCCAEPAERLREALAGADAVLVGAGSGLSAAAGLVYSGPRFERNFAGFIAKYGFTDMYSAAFHRYPSLEEHWAYWSRHICLNRYDRPVGAPYRDLLAAVRGRDHFVLTTNVDHLFADAGFEADRLFPTQGDYGLWQCSRPCHDMTYGNETAVRRMAASQREMRVPQALVPRCPRCGAPLAMNLRVDGSFVEDAAWHAAKGRYLAFLRRTEGLRVVFLELGVGGNTPGIIKYPFWRMALANPDSLYICANRGEAFAPAELGERALCIDGDIAPLLAAARDRAAG, from the coding sequence ATGTATTCAAGGATATCGACCGTGAAATATACGCGAAATTGCTGCGCTGAGCCCGCGGAACGGCTGCGGGAAGCGCTGGCGGGCGCGGATGCCGTCCTCGTGGGCGCCGGCTCCGGCCTCTCCGCCGCCGCGGGGCTCGTCTATTCGGGGCCGCGCTTTGAACGAAACTTCGCCGGCTTTATCGCGAAATACGGCTTCACCGACATGTATTCGGCGGCCTTCCACCGCTATCCTTCACTTGAGGAGCACTGGGCCTACTGGAGCCGCCACATCTGCCTCAACCGCTACGACCGGCCGGTGGGCGCCCCATATCGCGACCTGTTGGCGGCGGTGCGGGGGAGGGACCATTTTGTCCTGACGACGAACGTAGACCACCTCTTTGCCGACGCTGGCTTTGAGGCGGACCGCCTCTTTCCCACACAGGGCGATTACGGCCTCTGGCAGTGTTCGCGTCCCTGTCATGATATGACCTACGGCAATGAGACGGCGGTACGGCGGATGGCCGCCTCGCAGCGGGAGATGCGCGTGCCGCAGGCGCTGGTTCCCCGTTGCCCGCGCTGCGGCGCGCCGCTGGCCATGAACCTCCGCGTTGACGGCAGCTTTGTCGAGGACGCGGCCTGGCACGCTGCGAAGGGGCGCTATCTGGCCTTTCTGCGGCGCACGGAGGGCCTGCGCGTGGTATTTCTCGAGCTTGGCGTGGGCGGCAATACCCCCGGGATAATAAAGTATCCCTTCTGGCGGATGGCGTTGGCAAACCCTGATTCGCTCTATATCTGCGCGAACCGCGGCGAGGCCTTCGCGCCCGCCGAACTGGGGGAACGCGCACTCTGCATAGACGGCGACATCGCCCCGCTGCTGGCCGCGGCGAGGGACCGCGCCGCCGGCTGA
- a CDS encoding M20 metallopeptidase family protein: MDIREKIAKILPEITAFRRALHEYPDLSGEEGPTCTRISEALARYGIGHKLTLDGTAVIAAIAPREGAKTVALRADTDALPLTEDTGLPFASQKRGVMHACGHDVHTAVALGAAVVLKEMEAELPGNVKIFFQPAEEGTGGAERMITAGCLEAPYVSRVLGLHVNPSVPAGKAAFKFGKMHAASDEFTLILHGRGCHGAHPEEGCDAVAMAGQLISALQNITSRNLSPLDSAVVTVGKIAGGTKGNIIADRVEMAGIMRSLSEETRLLLRRRVQETADGVARAFGGEAELILRPSYGALINDDAVTEIAVDSARAAIGAENVVIKKEPTLGTEDFSYFAAARPSCFYELGCGFSDRETNFPLHSARFEADERCIMTGVELQVRGALALLTKN, translated from the coding sequence ATGGATATCAGAGAAAAGATCGCGAAAATATTGCCGGAGATAACGGCATTCCGGCGCGCGCTGCACGAATATCCCGACCTTTCGGGCGAAGAGGGGCCGACCTGCACGCGCATCTCGGAGGCGCTGGCCCGTTACGGGATCGGACATAAATTGACGCTCGACGGCACGGCGGTCATAGCGGCGATCGCCCCGAGGGAAGGGGCGAAGACCGTGGCGCTGCGCGCCGACACCGACGCGCTGCCTCTCACCGAGGATACGGGACTGCCCTTCGCCTCGCAAAAGAGAGGCGTAATGCACGCCTGCGGCCACGACGTCCATACCGCCGTCGCCCTCGGCGCGGCTGTCGTGCTCAAAGAGATGGAGGCGGAGCTGCCGGGAAATGTAAAGATATTCTTTCAGCCCGCGGAGGAGGGCACGGGAGGGGCCGAGCGCATGATCACGGCGGGCTGCCTCGAAGCGCCTTACGTCAGCCGCGTGCTCGGGCTCCACGTCAACCCCTCCGTCCCCGCCGGAAAAGCCGCCTTCAAGTTCGGCAAGATGCACGCCGCCTCCGACGAATTCACGCTCATACTACACGGGCGCGGCTGCCACGGCGCGCATCCCGAAGAGGGCTGCGACGCGGTGGCGATGGCCGGGCAGCTCATCTCCGCGCTCCAGAACATTACGAGCCGAAACCTCTCGCCGCTCGACTCCGCCGTGGTCACCGTGGGAAAGATCGCGGGCGGAACAAAGGGGAATATCATCGCCGACCGCGTCGAGATGGCGGGCATCATGCGCTCGCTCAGCGAAGAGACGCGCCTGCTGCTGCGCCGCCGCGTACAGGAGACCGCGGATGGCGTCGCGCGCGCTTTCGGCGGGGAGGCGGAGCTGATCCTGCGCCCAAGCTACGGCGCGCTGATAAACGACGACGCCGTGACGGAAATCGCCGTCGATTCGGCGCGCGCGGCGATCGGCGCGGAGAACGTCGTCATAAAAAAAGAACCGACCTTAGGCACGGAAGACTTTTCATACTTCGCCGCGGCGCGCCCCTCCTGCTTTTATGAGCTGGGCTGCGGCTTTTCCGATAGAGAAACAAACTTTCCCCTGCACAGCGCGAGGTTTGAAGCGGACGAACGCTGCATAATGACCGGCGTCGAACTTCAGGTCCGAGGGGCGCTCGCGCTGCTGACAAAAAACTGA
- a CDS encoding YfcC family protein, with protein sequence MRSSTAKFKMPHTYVLLFYIVAAACLLTWIIPAGEFQYQSVDVNGTMRNIVVPGSFRYLTDASPVGILGFFSSFQRGIIEVADLVALIFIVNAAFALVIKTGSFEKMLGTLLRKLEGRENIVVVIFYLFFALGASLFGMWNDFNGMIPIMVGVGVAMGYDAMFGFAVVMLGIGVGFAAALTNPYTIVVAQSIAGIPLYSGFGMRIAIFVVFSAIALWWIFRYGRHIKKDPSRSLVPRGEALFSYDSEELKRLQMGRRESASLAVIFISLTLIFYGCLYLGWGNTQLTAVFLLMGIAVALIFGWSADKIAEELLAGARAIVFGALIVGVARAILVVMRDGHIIDTIINFMAAMIEGTPPIIAAEGMLFIQTFINFAIPSGSGQAATIIPIMAPLGDVAGLSREVTVLAFQLGDGFSNLLWPTCGIATGCGIAGISLSKWWKFFLKLFGIMWLAMMLFIAAAVLIKF encoded by the coding sequence ATGAGATCATCAACCGCAAAATTCAAAATGCCGCACACCTATGTACTGCTCTTTTATATCGTCGCGGCGGCCTGTCTGCTGACCTGGATCATTCCGGCAGGCGAATTCCAATATCAGTCCGTCGACGTAAACGGCACGATGAGGAATATCGTCGTCCCCGGTTCCTTCCGCTATCTCACCGATGCGAGCCCTGTCGGCATTCTCGGCTTTTTCAGCTCCTTCCAGCGCGGCATTATAGAGGTGGCGGACCTGGTGGCGCTCATTTTCATCGTCAACGCCGCCTTCGCCCTTGTCATCAAGACGGGATCTTTTGAAAAGATGCTGGGCACGCTGCTGCGAAAGCTCGAAGGGCGTGAGAACATCGTCGTCGTCATCTTCTACCTCTTCTTCGCTCTCGGCGCGAGCCTCTTCGGCATGTGGAACGACTTCAACGGCATGATACCGATCATGGTCGGCGTCGGCGTGGCGATGGGCTATGACGCGATGTTCGGCTTCGCGGTGGTCATGCTCGGCATCGGGGTCGGCTTCGCCGCCGCATTGACAAATCCATATACCATCGTGGTGGCGCAGTCGATCGCCGGCATCCCGCTCTATTCCGGATTCGGCATGCGTATCGCGATCTTCGTCGTCTTCTCGGCGATCGCGCTCTGGTGGATCTTCCGCTACGGCAGGCATATAAAAAAAGATCCCTCGCGCTCGCTCGTCCCGCGCGGCGAGGCGCTATTTTCCTACGACAGCGAGGAGCTTAAAAGGTTACAAATGGGACGGCGGGAATCCGCTTCGCTCGCCGTTATTTTTATAAGCCTGACCCTCATCTTCTACGGCTGCCTCTATCTGGGCTGGGGCAACACGCAGCTTACGGCGGTATTCCTCCTGATGGGGATCGCGGTCGCCCTCATTTTCGGCTGGAGCGCCGACAAGATCGCGGAGGAGCTGCTCGCCGGGGCGCGCGCCATCGTCTTCGGCGCGCTGATCGTCGGCGTGGCGCGCGCGATCCTCGTCGTCATGCGCGACGGGCATATTATAGACACGATCATCAACTTCATGGCGGCGATGATAGAGGGCACGCCGCCGATCATCGCGGCGGAGGGAATGCTCTTCATCCAGACCTTCATCAACTTCGCCATCCCCTCCGGCAGCGGGCAGGCGGCGACGATCATCCCGATAATGGCGCCGCTCGGCGACGTCGCAGGGCTTTCTCGCGAGGTCACGGTGCTCGCCTTCCAGCTTGGGGACGGTTTTTCAAATCTGCTGTGGCCGACATGCGGCATCGCCACCGGCTGCGGTATCGCGGGCATTTCACTCTCAAAGTGGTGGAAGTTCTTCCTCAAGCTCTTCGGCATCATGTGGCTCGCGATGATGCTCTTCATCGCCGCGGCGGTGTTGATTAAATTTTAA
- a CDS encoding DUF3870 domain-containing protein, producing MPFDKLCIIGNARTQQKNPITARFSHFFIVFIAEAGTGKIVDLDVTVMLPATSNFIKELFLGRSLAEVDKELLELIRGSYLASSQKAIQMAYMEAVKKYRTWLSAHGPAASGKTKMAVDGEEK from the coding sequence ATGCCATTTGATAAGCTCTGTATAATCGGAAACGCGCGGACGCAGCAGAAGAACCCTATCACCGCGCGCTTTTCGCACTTTTTTATTGTCTTCATCGCCGAAGCCGGTACGGGAAAGATCGTCGACCTTGACGTGACGGTGATGCTGCCGGCGACCAGCAATTTTATCAAAGAGCTTTTCCTCGGCCGTTCGCTCGCGGAGGTGGACAAGGAGCTGCTGGAACTCATCCGCGGTTCATACCTCGCCTCTTCGCAGAAGGCGATCCAGATGGCCTACATGGAGGCGGTAAAAAAGTACCGCACCTGGCTCAGCGCTCACGGTCCCGCGGCTTCCGGAAAAACGAAGATGGCGGTTGACGGGGAAGAAAAATAA
- a CDS encoding aminotransferase — protein sequence MKIATFKVEEWMNLNETKAKYNIAETCVDSVSLDELFSLAGRGRREFFDTLSRRRMTYGAIFGAEELKAAICGLYRSAGADDVVTTHGAAGANHLALYSLVEPGDAVVSVMPTYQQLYSIPESYGAKVRILKLKREENFLPDLDRLRTLVNEKTKVICINNPNNPTGALMPEETLRGIVGIARRVGAYVICDEVYRFLTQEEGYPESIADLYEKGIAVGSMSKVFSLAGLRLGWIATRSREAMREILLHRDYDTISCGMIDEALATVALEAKEAIIARNRAIVRENLAILDEWIAKEPRFSYVKPQCGTTALLYCDVDMPSEEFCARLLAETGAFLTPGSCFDEEHCFRIGYACSKEELKEGLAKLSEFVKGLA from the coding sequence ATGAAGATAGCCACATTCAAAGTCGAAGAATGGATGAACCTCAACGAAACAAAGGCGAAATACAATATCGCGGAGACCTGCGTCGATTCCGTGAGCCTTGATGAGCTTTTCAGCCTCGCGGGGCGCGGCCGCCGGGAATTTTTTGATACGCTCTCCCGCCGGCGCATGACTTACGGTGCAATTTTCGGCGCGGAGGAGCTGAAGGCGGCTATCTGCGGGCTTTACCGCTCCGCCGGCGCGGACGATGTCGTCACGACGCACGGCGCGGCGGGGGCAAACCACCTCGCGCTCTACTCGCTAGTCGAACCCGGCGACGCGGTGGTCTCGGTAATGCCGACCTATCAGCAGCTCTATTCGATTCCCGAGTCATACGGCGCAAAGGTGCGCATACTGAAGCTGAAGAGGGAAGAGAATTTTTTGCCGGACCTCGACAGGCTGCGCACGCTCGTCAATGAAAAGACAAAAGTCATTTGCATCAACAATCCCAACAACCCGACCGGCGCGCTGATGCCGGAGGAGACGCTGCGCGGGATCGTCGGGATCGCCCGCCGCGTGGGGGCCTACGTCATCTGCGACGAGGTCTACCGCTTCCTCACACAGGAGGAGGGCTATCCCGAGTCGATCGCCGACCTCTATGAGAAGGGGATCGCCGTCGGCAGTATGTCCAAGGTTTTTTCCCTCGCCGGACTGCGCCTGGGCTGGATCGCGACGCGCAGCAGGGAGGCGATGCGCGAGATATTGCTGCACCGCGATTACGACACAATAAGCTGCGGCATGATCGACGAGGCGCTGGCAACGGTCGCCCTCGAGGCGAAGGAGGCGATCATCGCGCGCAACAGGGCGATCGTGCGCGAAAACCTGGCGATCCTTGACGAATGGATCGCGAAGGAGCCGCGTTTCTCATACGTGAAGCCGCAGTGCGGCACGACGGCGCTGTTATACTGCGATGTCGATATGCCGTCAGAAGAGTTCTGCGCCCGACTGCTCGCGGAGACGGGAGCCTTCCTAACGCCCGGCTCCTGCTTCGACGAAGAGCACTGCTTCCGCATCGGCTACGCCTGCAGTAAGGAAGAACTGAAAGAGGGCCTCGCGAAGCTCAGCGAGTTCGTAAAGGGGCTCGCGTAG
- a CDS encoding GntR family transcriptional regulator, whose product MDSFLEQTAPGVAYTEIKKMIMLKRLTPGQRLAEISLSQEIGVSRTPVREALRKLASEGWLKMVPNSGVWVASPTRREIINAYEVRAKLEQWGAEAAMPNVTPLLISRLEENIEEEQAVYDGRINPDRYSDINSSFHLSIAEAGGNDILCQHIRIAINRTDIYMILYENYLDFANNRSLSEHRELLELFRSRDTAAAVEKIGIHVQNGFSDLNIGY is encoded by the coding sequence ATGGACAGTTTTCTGGAACAGACGGCGCCGGGCGTCGCCTATACGGAGATAAAGAAGATGATAATGCTCAAAAGACTCACGCCGGGGCAGCGGCTCGCCGAGATATCGCTTTCGCAGGAGATCGGCGTGAGCCGCACGCCGGTGCGGGAGGCGCTGCGCAAGCTCGCATCGGAGGGCTGGCTGAAGATGGTGCCGAACAGCGGCGTATGGGTCGCCTCGCCGACCAGGCGGGAGATCATCAACGCCTACGAGGTGCGCGCGAAGCTCGAACAATGGGGAGCGGAGGCGGCGATGCCCAACGTCACGCCGCTGTTGATATCGCGCCTCGAAGAAAATATCGAAGAGGAACAGGCGGTCTACGACGGCAGGATCAACCCGGACCGCTATTCTGACATTAACAGCAGCTTTCATTTGAGCATCGCCGAGGCGGGAGGAAACGACATCCTCTGCCAGCACATCAGGATCGCCATCAACCGTACCGATATCTATATGATCCTCTACGAAAATTATCTTGACTTCGCCAACAATCGCAGCCTCTCGGAGCATCGGGAGCTGCTGGAACTTTTCAGAAGCCGCGATACGGCGGCGGCGGTGGAAAAGATCGGCATCCACGTACAGAACGGCTTTTCCGATTTGAATATCGGTTACTGA